The Malus sylvestris chromosome 3, drMalSylv7.2, whole genome shotgun sequence genomic sequence CACAtacacaaaataataattatttgggttaatatttgtgtagatttataataaaaaaaagttgggcAATAATTTTATCACACTACAATAATTTGCAAATGAGTAGGATTCTCTTATTTCCTGTTACCATTCTCTCtcatcccctcctctcacactcttctttttgtcttattctttatacaaaaaattcaaaacaaaatgtAGACACGGCGTAATCGCAACCGTTTAAATAGGAAGGGATGTAAGAGGAGAGAGATTAGGAgatgagagaatcctactccattTGCAAAAGAGGTAAAAAAAATCAGACAATAGAATAATATTCAGGACATTCTTGAGAGAAAAATCTTGATAGGTGGAAGATCCACTATCCATGTGATGACCACCAGTCGTTCagagggaaattgattttctggCTCTCATCTGACCAACAAACTTGAAAAATTGCAAGGACAAAGCATTTGCAACCATAAATACAATTCAAACCTAAAAGCACTTCACTTCCTCTTCAAACTTCTCCCCACAATACAAAGGCCCAACTCTTTTTCTGAGGGTCActcatctctctcactctctccaaCTGATAAGGAGGAGCAAagagaactctctctctctctcctctctcaaaaatatatacatatacatacatacatatatatatatgtgtgtgtgtgtgtgtgcatgtgggcttcttggATTCACTCAATTGCTATTCCAACTTGTGCTCAATGTTAAAACAGAAACCATTCCCAGTGgccccatttgatttttttcgCAGAGTTTTCTTCATTACCCACAACTGTTTTAATGACCATTTTCTTGCTGGCGTTTCGTTTCTGAGAAAATTTTGGTGATTTTCCTTTCTGGGTTTTTGGTATTGGTGATTTTGGCTTGTGGGTTATTGAGTTTTGGTGACCTTGGCTTCTGGGTTTTTTCTTTGAATGATGTCAATGACATGCCACACTCTTGATGGGAGAGCAGTGTTGGATTTTGTGGCTTGTGGGTGTTCTTCCAATGCTTTGTTGGATCGTTATTCGGTAAGGAATTACTCAAAGACAAACTCCAAGGGGAGTTGTCGAGGTTATGGAGCTCGGCTGAATCGAATTCGGTGTGGAGTTTCTTCAATGAAAACAGCTGAGACTCCAGCACCGAAAAAGGCAGCTGAGGCTCTGCTAAATGGTAAGGCAATAGAACTTTTTGTTCCAAGTTtgaacttttaattaattcaatttatttCAATACCATATGAGTTACTTCTATCAAATGCTTGAAGttacagttttttattttttttgttcttgtttttacCGTTGTAGGTGTTCCTCAAGGTCTTCCACTAGTCTTGAATTTAACTAAAGAATCCAGAAAGCCGGTTTCGCTGACAAATTTGTTTGAAGTTGTTGCTAATGACCTCCTGACATTGAATCAAAATCTTCAGTCAGTAAGTGCTCCTTTTGGATTTCCTGGTGCCGTGTGATACTTATATCTATTAGGAAGTGTATGGTGTAGAATGTCTCGTGCCGGGCCCAGCTGAGTTTAGTTTTAAACAATCTTTTTCCGCTTGATACTTATATCTATTAGATACTATGTTTGCTTTCAAGAACAAAAAACACTTTGACCTTTTCTCATGAGGCCCTTTAGAAAAAAAAGTCTCAATACTACTCTGAGAAACGAGAATACATGTGTGCATATGTTTGTTGGCGTGGTGATGAGCTTCGGTTAGAAGCTGGCAATTTGGcatcttttttatgttttgacatTATGACGGATAACTCTTTATAGGTACATAGGTCCTTGTTAAAGCCAGAATCGTTTTGATAAATGTACTAATAAGTGGAAGTGTCATGCTTATTTGGAGGTTGTCTTGCCCTTCCCATTTTATTGACCGTAGGTATGAATATAATCCTTGTTCACTTATTCTCGCCATGCCTTCCCATTATATGTAGATCATGCTGTTATCCATTTGATTGCTTATCAGTTATAGTTGAGCATGCATATCCAATCGCAAAAGTCAGAAGTCCCTTATCCCAGCGGTTTGGGTAGGCAATATAAATCTTTACCCTGTTCTTTCTTGTTTACCTTATCCCATTTACgaattttctttatatttttgaaaTCATCATCATCCCTGCCTTCATTCCCAATCTTGCCGATTCCAAAAGGAAGAAATTCGTGTGATAGTCTGTCCTGGTGGTGTTATATTCATTAGTTTGAGTGAGCTGCATTCTTGGGAACACTTTTCCAGTCTTGAGCTTGTTGTACAGTGAAAACTTCTTATCAATCATCCTGGTACGGCTAACTTTTTCCAGTCTCTCGCTGCCGAATTATGGCACCCTTGTCATACCAAAATGTTCATAGACTTTATTTCTGATGTCTTATAGCGTACATGATTTTCTAATGTAATAATTATAGTCGACTTAGCAAGTGTTTAGAAAATCAACCATGTGAATATAATGTTATATTGCATTACTCCTTATGGTTCAGCTCGGCTTTATGATTAAAAAGTTGTGTGCTTGATGATTTATGGAAATTTTAGATTAGTGCACGTTAGTGTCAGGGTGACCTGTGCTGAGATTATATTATCAGGCCTTATTTTCTGTTTATATCTACTTTAAGTGGAAAGGATAGTTTGTGATAATATGCTTGTTTCAGATTGTTGGTGCAGAAAACCCCGTCTTAATGTCAGCTGCAGAGCAGATTTTTGGTGCTGGTGGGAAGAGGATGAGGCCTGCATTGGCGTTTCTAGTGTCCAGAGCAACAGCAGAACTAGTTGGGTTGAAGTGAGTTTGATCCAATGTTCTTAAGCAGTGAGTATTGTATGAGGTTAACAGATTTTGACTTCACTCTAAACTTTTCTGTTTAGGGAACTTACCAAAGAGCATCGGCGGTTGGCGGAGATAATTGAAATGATCCATACAGCTAGCTTAATACACGATGATGTATTGGATGAAAGTGACATGCGACGAGGTAGACATCTTTAACTTCTTATATATGTCAGTTTTAAAGTTATAGAGATGTCTGTGTCAAAATATATCACATACCTAACCTTTGGCCCAAAATTTTAGCTACTACGGTACCTGTCCATAAATTCTCAACAAACTTTCTACCTTAAATTCCTCGTTCTTATGAATGCCTGAAATGTCTGCAACGGTTGAGGGCAGCGGCTATCTAGAAATCATTGCCAGTGAATGTCTAGCACAAAGCGACTACCACATATTGCTCatgcttttattattttatagtgTTTCATTTAGTTGTTTTCTTTTATCCCCATAGATCCAATTCCAATGAATTCGATCCTTATTTGCAGGGAAAGAAAGCGTTCATCAAATGTTTGGTACAAGAGTGGCAGTTCTTGCTGGGGACTTCATGTTTGCACAGTCGTCATGGTATCTTGCAAATCTAGAAAACCTTCAGGTCATCAAGCTCATCAGCCAGGTAAGTTGTGTCATGTTTATACTCTCGAAGCCTTCATGGACTGCGATCTTGTTTCTAAAAGACTTCAAACTCAAAAGTCGAAGAATAAAACAATTAGAAAGAGGTTGCAGTCTGTTGCATACTTGCAACCTTTAATTTAGACGTAATTCAGTTAATGCTATGGCAGGTTATCAAAGATTTTGCAAGTGGTGAGATAAAGCAGGCATCTAGCTTGTTTGATTGCGATGTCGAACTTGAGGAGTACTTGCTTAAAAGCTACTACAAAACAGCATCGTTAATTGCTGCAAGTACCAAAGGAGCTGCTATTTTTAGTGGGGTTGACAACTATGTAGCGGAAAAAATGTACGATTATGGCAAGAATCTTGGTCTGTCCTTCCAAGTTGTTGATGACATATTGGATTTCACACAGTCCGCGGAGCAGCTGGGTAAGCCTGCTGGAACTGACCTCGCCAAAGGAAACCTGACAGCCCCTGTTATATTTGCTTTGAAGAAAGAACCAAAACTAAGAGATATAATCGATTCAGAATTCAGCGAAACTGGTTCTCTCGACGAAGCCATTGCATTGGTTAAGGCTTGTGGGGGGATTGAACAAGCACAAGAATTAGCGAAAGAGAAAGCTCATCTTGCAATCCAAAATCTCGAGTGTCTTCCCAAGACTGCTTTTCGATTGGCTCTGGAAGATATGGTGATGTTTAATCTTCAACGGATTGATTAGAGGGCTAATTTTTTTGGAAAGCCTTTATAGCTGTGGTAAGCATAAAGGAAGAAAGGTAAAAGATTGAAAGCTTCAACCGTTGCAAGCACTTTTCTGCAAATGTACAAAAAGTGCTTCCGGGTAAAGGTATATATGCTATAGCTGAAGCTCATTATAGTGTTGATTTAATTACACCTTCTTCATAAATTGGcataaaaatgaaattaatactTCACCATTGTTGGACAATAAAATTCTGAGGTCATCaataattttcaccaaaaatattCCCTTGTTCTTTGAACTTCAACAATTCCATGTTTGGTATATCATTCGTGCGTGCACGGAAATGATTGTCACATAAGAAATTTCCCGTAAATTTATTATGTCTTGATTCTTAAGTTTTTGTGATATTTGAGTAccttcagaaaaagaaaaaaaaatgaaaaaaaaggagagTATATGCAATTTAGGTTTGTTCTTTTGAAGTCATTGAATATTGATATTCAATTCGATCCAATGTTGAAAATCCAAccaatccaaaaaaaaataaaaatcaaaaataaaaaatcaaaaatcaaaaatcaaatgATCAATTTTATTATGAAGGAATGATctaaaatatcaaatttaagTTTTTGGCTAAAATACGTCCATAAATTGATATTTAATGACCATATCTGACTGTCAATGGTTGAACTATATCAAGTTTGTAGAAGTACCACAAAAAACTTTCTTTTATTATAGTAGTGCCCCCCGCCGATCTCTCCTCCACCATTTTATTAAGAAATAtaagggaaagaaaaaggaaaaaatacaAGCGGGGGACTAAGCCAAGATTATCAATGACAAAATGATCAACGAAACCGATAATAAGGGCAATATGAAATGTCACGAGCATGGGTAGAGACAACAAAATTTGGAACCAGAGACTACCAGTGATAAACATAACTTCTGCCCCAAATGAAGCTAAAGAATCAGCAACTTGATTTTCTtgttatatatgtatacatataaatCGCTTTTGACAAAATCACTAAAGATGATTTTACCAATCCACCATAAGAAATCAAGAGACTGCATTATGAGCCttgaaaagataatgaataaccAACATGGAATATGTTTCAATCCATATATCCTTCCAATCTTTGACTACAAATAAAAAGCTtcaattattaataaattttttacatTCTTCTTAGGAAAAAAACTTGCAAAATCACTTATGAGTAGAAGTGCTTATTAGATAAGCATTTTTAGAGAGGTccattggttaaaaaaaaaaaaaaactaaattaaatgGGTTAGATTGGATCATATGTTCTGATTGTGGAGCGGCCCAATTCCACCCGCTAAATTATAGTTTAACCCGACCCTTTCGTTTGCTCGTCCCCGTTTTCCCTTGGCCTGATACACAAATTCCTTCGGCCTTTCCTGATGGCAAAATAAGCCGTGGATCTGTCAGCAACTACATCAAAGTTCATGCGTTTGCTCCACATCACTGACGCCTACCTCTGCTCCTCCACCCTGGTTCgtttctaaaccctaaaccctaaatagGTCTGATGTCAAACACATCGGATTCGGGGTTACGGGTCAAATTTGGATTGGATCAGATATAGCCCATGGGTCGGATCCTGGTTTAGGTCGGGTATGGAGTCGGGTTGGATTCGGGTCGAGTATGAACATCGGGTCCAATCAGAGTTTTTGGATCGGGTCGGTTTTGACCTGgataccctaaaccctaaacccttaaaACCCTTAaaaccttaaaccctaaaccctaaaaacccttaaaaccttaaaccctaaaccctaaaaacccTTAAAACCTtaaatcctaaaccctaaaccctaaaccctaaaccctaaaccctaaccacTAACCCCAAACCCCAAACCCCAAACCCCAAAccactaaaccctaaaccctaaaccctaaccacTAACCCCAAACCCCAAACCCCAAACCCCAAACCACTAAACCCTAACCcctaacctaaaccctaaaccctaaccccaaAATCCTAAATCCGAAACCCCAAcgccctaaaccctaaaccctgaaCCCTAAACTCTAAACCCTTCTCTCGACCCCGACATCACcaccaaccaccaccaccaaattcACCACCCACCGCACAAAATCTTCCAAACACTTCCTCGGATTCGTCGAATTTCTTACAAAATTTACAGCCATTCAAgctttctagagagagagagagagagagagagagagagagagaggagatgaGGCTTCTGAGCGACTGGGGACAATGGAGAAGCGTAGCAAAAGAAGCCATGGATCTGTCAGTAACATTAGCAAAGTTCATGGGTTTGCTCCACGCCACCGACGCCTACCTCTGCTCCTCCACTCTCGTCCGTCACTCTAACAATCCCGTCACTCCTCTTTCCCAATTTCCATTTTCTAAATGCGGCGTCGTCTGATTATCCGTTGCTTGCAGGTCTACGGCCCCAGTATGCTCCCTACCCTGAACATCTCCGGCATGCTTCTCTCCGAACACGTGTCTCGTCGAATTGGGATGGTGGGTTCCGGCGATTTGGTCCTGGTTTGGTCTCCGACGGACCCTCGGAAGATTGTGACCAAGCGTGTCCTGGGTATGCAGGGTGATAAAGTCACCTACTTTGTCGATCCCAAGCACAGCGACAGGTAGCAGACGACTGTGGTATGTGCaatttttactgtttttttttgttctagTTTGttgattttatggttttggtaaattttttgtgATTGCAATGAAATTTTCACTGCATTTTGTACTTTGGGAGTGTTGGTTTTGTTGTAAAACAAGTAATTCATCTGCATTTTTTAAAAAGGTTAGTAACTTGTAATTTGAATGGCATGTTCTTGGTGGTTTTAATGGCTTGTTCTTAATTGAAGATGCATTGGACGTTTCGGTTCAATAGAGCTCCATTTAGGAGTAGTGCGTATAGATTTGAACGAAGAAAATTGAGGtttcatcataaaaccaatAGGAAATATAGGAAGTAGCCCAACCTTTTATAAGCCCTCATGCAAGATCCCCTCCTcccataaatgtaggactcattctcaacattGAATGGCTGCTGGATCATTGAGGTTGTGATAATCACTAACATATTTGTATACTGGCGGTTGGGACGGCCATCGACAGTTTTTTTACAAAACTTAGTGGCCATCTAACATATTTGACACAACCTTCTTATTCCGATCATGACGTGTAGCATATTATCAATCGAAATGCTAGTTTTATTATCCTGTGTTCTACCTGTACACaaattcttttcttttggtGCTTTTTGGATTCAGAGTAGGCTGTCTTGTGTGTTAAGCACCTTGAGTTATATTATGATCCAGGAGGATCTTAATGAGATGATCAAGCAATTCAAAGTAGGGCTCAAAAGCTTCTTCCTTTGTTTCTGATCTAAAAGTTGTTAGTTTCCTCTCCTACGAACAATGTTTATGCGCACGAAAAAGCACACACGCTTTGTTCCATACTTTGACTCAAAACAATGTAAGCGCAACTTTCAAATCGTTAAGCCTAAAACTTTTATTCAACACCAATAAACGTAATACTTTTTACCATAACCAGAAGTAGAAGGGAATGACCAGTCTGTCGTATTCCGATCAGCAACAGATGAACTTTACTGACTTCTGCAATCTTATCAGCAATCTGCAAGGAAAACAAGCGATGAATAGAAAAGGTCACTAACAGAAAGTAGAGTCGTAAGTTCCAACAGTGAACTGAAACAGAACTACGGAAACTTAGTATGGGAGGTTCTATCGGTCTGGAGAAATCAGCAAATTAACAAGATCAAGCAAAACAGATCAGATAGGGCAGGCAGACAGAGATAAGGACAGTGAATTACATAATGTTCTAATAAGTCCTGCTTCTGACATTGCAAATACTGTTCGTCATCACATGATAACTAGCACTATTTCTAGACAGCCAGCATTACCCCGTTAATCAATATAGTGTATTTATATCACTGCATACCTCTGTTATCAAATGGTAAACATGAGCAGTTAATGCAACCTTCACCAAGAAGGTCAAAACACTAGCCACCGAATCTTGTAACTCAATCTCCTTATTGAGTACTTAATTTACAGATATGAAAATGATACAACTAAGTAATTATTCCTGGAAATGAGCAACAAAAGGATAAATGATTCATGCTTTAAGTACAAGTCATCTAACAGCACTTGGCACATCAACCGCCATAACATTATAAAGTCATTATCGAATCCTAGAGACTTGTTCAAAATAATTCTTGGAGCCAcagaaaaaaaggaaacaaaagggGCAAGGGGACGAGAATTCCATCACTGCTAAATGAAATTTGAGTGATGTCAACACCACTAGATGATTCAAGAAAACTGACTTCTAGTGCAATCAAAATTGCAATCAGAATTTTACCTTTGTTTCATCCAAGCACAAACTATTAAGTTCCTCCTCTTCATAACCTTTCCCCTTTGAAAAATTCCATACAGATTGCTAAGTCTAGTGTCTTTGGAAGCAGAAGCCATTTTATTGTTTAAAAGAAGCATCTGCAAAAGAAACTTATCACATTCGCATACAGTTTCTTCCTCTATTTCTCCTGAAAGTTAATTATCGAGCCTAACAGCTACTTCTCTGTTTCGGGCCACTATTTCCTTTCTTCTAATTAGACCCTACTTCCAATTCCATCGTTTTCAAATACCACAACAAACTTGTAGAAATGGTGACAATCGCCATCCAAGATGGCCAATTTTCAAGCTTGTGTAAACAACCTGTCGACATTGCTGGCAACAGGCTTGGCAAAGAAATCTAAGATGTTGTATCAAACCTCAAACACAATGACATTTTGAAGACTATGACGCTCGCAACCGAAACTTGTACAACTATAAAAACTTAGCTTCTTGATAATTACCAAGGTTTTCATTTCGCAATTAAACATTTTCGCCATTTCCTCAGCATCAAATCTCTTCCACAGCACTAAAGTTTTGATTTCCGTAAGAAACCGATTGCAGTAACGAACAAATGACACATAaatactcaaaaacataaaaataagcAGACCATCGCAAAACCCATTTCTGAAAGCGAAGAAATTGCAaacaaaaaggagagaaaaCAATGGAAACGAAGAGCTTGAGAACTTACCGTTTTGGGAGGCTACCAAGACGCTTTCTTAACGCCATTCAGCATGCCTTTGGAGGCGAGAGCACGGAAAACGATACGGGACATACGGAAGGTCTCGTAGACGGCGCGTGCGCGGCCGGAGAAGATGCAGCGGTTCCTGACGCGCGTGAAGGAGCTGTTCCGGGGCAGCTTGGAGAGCTTGAAGCGGTTCTCCTCGCGCAGATCGCTGGGAAGGGTTGGGTCCTTGCAGAGGGCCTTGTACAGGTTCCGCCTTAGCTCGTATTTCGCCGCCAGCAAGCGGCGGTGGTGGTCTCGGATGTTGGCATTTTCTTCAGACACTGACATCGCTGCTCTTTTGGGTCAAATGGCACATTCTCTGATTTTGGTCGATGTCGGGTCCTAGGGTTTTAAGCTTTGGAGACCTGTCAAACCGGGTCGGATTTTTACAACAGGCTTTTCCGAAACGAATAGTAGAGGCCCAACTAAAACGATTCACACTAAAAGGCGCCATTCAAACTTCAAATTGGTGCCTTTCTCTTCTGTACTTTTAACAATAATCTCCAGTGCTTTCAGTCTCATAGCGTTCCATCGTTATCATCTAAAAGATGGGAGATTAATTTGCTTCAGACCTACTTGTTTCatgttaaaattaaaaaaaaaaaacttacaaattagagtgtgtgtatatataggaAATCTTTAGGGGAAGGGAtccatttttttctataaaaatggGAATTAGTTGTAGGATCTACACTACAtcgaattttaacgatccgaactgtctatttttcaagttgcaactcatagatcatctttacaaaatattagctaaatctAAAATGTTTAAGATGTTtaattgggttcaaagaaattaacgaatactttgttatataagaaataatgaaattttatcttaataattgaataggcaaatgatttcggattgaattgaatttttgcacagatgatctatgaatcgagacttacaaaatagatggTTCGGACCGTTGAAGTTCGACGTGGAGTGGGTCCCACAcaaaatccccattttttgaaaaaaaaaagggaatctATTTGCATAAAGGGcctatatatataggaaaaggATCATCGCGGTATCCTAGGAATCCCGTGATCGTGAccatttatcgtatatcgtgcggtcagttttcattagatactatttatatttaattttaaattttaaattttgaaattatttaTGACTAATCCTTTTCCATATATATACACTAGAGATGAGCACACACTTtgtcaaaagatacaaaattactattttgcccttctcatgtcaacattgtgtattcaaaagtgagagtaaaattggaaaaaaggggcaaaaagttgacaagccCTCTTCTCTTACCATAGTAGATTACAACTTTAAGGTGACTTAGCGCATCAAAAGTTGGTTTAGTGCTTCCAAAGACTTACAAAACTTCTTATTGTGCTCGAGTTTGCCAATTCAGATTTTGACTTGGTAAAACCATTGCCCCAAACAGGCAACACTGAAGTGGTCTCTTGCCCAGCAAAGTAAAACAGCTTTCACTCTTCAATCACATCTTCAATACTCATTCCAATGTTTTTGTTGTCCCCATGCTCCTCAATTTCCTTCAAGTTGGACTCCAAAACTATACCCAATCAGTCATCTTTACGTACCTTCACCTCACTTGATCATCTTCTCTCTTCTATCTATAACACCCATGAGTAAACCTTTTATATCTCAATTAACTTCCTTCAAACTCTTGTTCATTTTGGTTGGTAGAAACCTGCACAAAAAAAGCACTACTTCAATTTTTTTGGAAGACGTCAAGAAGATTAAGTGTTTTCACCGATTATTGTGACATTTGTAACCTAGTCTGTTataaaggagaaattttggtgTCCGTGTGACTCCAGACACAATAAAACTCACATACGCCACTGCCCCTAACATTGAGGCCCACCACTCTCCATGTCATGACCTCACCCCTCTCTCGCACTACTTTTATGACTCATTACCTCCGAGTTCTGGATGGAAGAATTTCTCGTTATAGAGATAGTAAGATGTAAATTTTGTAATGTTTTTTTTCCAATGAAAGACGATTCAAATTTTACCCCATCCTAGAAATTATCAGCACATATTGTGCATAAAAAGCATATTAAGTACTAGCCATACTTTCAACTTCTCCAAATGGAATGCAGAGTTGATAATCTTTCTGTTAATTAGGACTTGGATTAGTTACTAGCCTATTTTGATAtgcggttcggatcgttgatgGGAATGTTAAAAATAAGTGGCATACCATAAGAGTTCACAATTTGATGGGGAAATGGGATGACATGTGGCGCAATATCATGGCAGCA encodes the following:
- the LOC126616766 gene encoding uncharacterized protein LOC126616766: MRLLSDWGQWRSVAKEAMDLSVTLAKFMGLLHATDAYLCSSTLVYGPSMLPTLNISGMLLSEHVSRRIGMVGSGDLVLVWSPTDPRKIVTKRVLGMQGDKVTYFVDPKHSDR
- the LOC126616767 gene encoding ribosomal protein S14, mitochondrial-like codes for the protein MSVSEENANIRDHHRRLLAAKYELRRNLYKALCKDPTLPSDLREENRFKLSKLPRNSSFTRVRNRCIFSGRARAVYETFRMSRIVFRALASKGMLNGVKKASW
- the LOC126616763 gene encoding solanesyl diphosphate synthase 2, chloroplastic-like: MMSMTCHTLDGRAVLDFVACGCSSNALLDRYSVRNYSKTNSKGSCRGYGARLNRIRCGVSSMKTAETPAPKKAAEALLNGVPQGLPLVLNLTKESRKPVSLTNLFEVVANDLLTLNQNLQSIVGAENPVLMSAAEQIFGAGGKRMRPALAFLVSRATAELVGLKELTKEHRRLAEIIEMIHTASLIHDDVLDESDMRRGKESVHQMFGTRVAVLAGDFMFAQSSWYLANLENLQVIKLISQVIKDFASGEIKQASSLFDCDVELEEYLLKSYYKTASLIAASTKGAAIFSGVDNYVAEKMYDYGKNLGLSFQVVDDILDFTQSAEQLGKPAGTDLAKGNLTAPVIFALKKEPKLRDIIDSEFSETGSLDEAIALVKACGGIEQAQELAKEKAHLAIQNLECLPKTAFRLALEDMVMFNLQRID